The Phaeodactylum tricornutum CCAP 1055/1 PHATR_bd_43x36 genomic scaffold, whole genome shotgun sequence genome segment AGAACTCGCCGCCCGTATTCCAATGGACGTGTGGGCCGGCTACTCACAGGTTTTGGAAAACTCGCCGGTAGCCACCAAGGCCGCCACTTCGGCGACCGTCTACACCATTGGCGACTTTATTGCGCAGCGTACCCAGGGCGCGGCCATGGGTGACCTGGATCGGGGCCGCATTGTCCGTTCCATGCTGGCCGGACTGATCGGACACGGACCACTCAGTCACTTTTGGTACAATGTCTGCGATCACTTTTTCGACAATGTGCTGCACTGGACCGCTTGGTGGAGTTTCTTCCCCAAAGTAGTTGTCGACCAAACCACGTGGGGTCCCATTTGGAACAATACTTACATTCTACTCCTCGGTCtgatgaagttggaaaaacTCGAAACGATCTGGTCCGACATGAAGCGTACCACGGTCCCGCTCATCCTTTCCGGTCTGAAGCTGTGGCCGCTCGCACACTGCGTCACGTACGGACTGGTCCCGGTCGAAAACCGACTGCTCTGGGTGGACGCGGTCGAAATTCTGTGGGTCACCATTCTGGCCACGACCGCCGCCGAGGCGCACGCAGACGCCAAAGTCGACACCAAAGGCGAGCCCGTAGAGGAAACGACCGTGGCCGCGACGGATGCCTCCCAGAAGTAGAACGGTTGCAGAAGCCTGCATACGTACGTACTTTACGTACGTGTATTGGGTAGCCAATGGATCATGTCTGTTTGAATTGACGAAAGTGGATTTTTGGCACAGTTTGGGGAACACTACTCCTCCACTCTAGTTTTCGTACCAAGGCACGACACGGCAACGCATTTGTTGTGCACACTAGCGGAACAGTCGGGAAACGTGCGTCCCCCTTTTTTTGGGTCCGAAAGTTAACCCGTACCGATTTTGCGTCGCTACACACGGTACGGACGCAGTGCCTCGGGAACCCATCTGGTAAAAGCAACCCTTTGGCAATATTCGCTGCTGTTACATTAGTGTATTCTTTCATTTATTCCTTTTCATTCATTTGTAGATTGAGATTGCTGAAAGTCCTTTTAAGTTGTGCAAGTACGGAAAACGAAACTAGACTGCTCCGAGCAGCGCTTGCCAACTGGTTGGGGGTAAATATTTTAGGATGCTGCCTACGAAACATGAAACACCAAGCAACTACTACCAAAGTGTGGAATGAGTCGCTTCAAGTTAGTCTGTTTCCGTCATCTCCACTCTAGACCGACCGAACCGTAGGGGCTGTGGGTAGAAGGAAAGTTCTTCCACCTGTTTCGATCATGGAAGTGTCGTTTGGAGGGAGTAGTGTTGCATGATTTGCTAGAGGGCCTGTTGGACAAAATCGAACGTTCCACTAACCCTCACGGTCCGTGGCTAGATGATAGTTGACACATGTCCACAGTAGCTTTCGTGGTTGCATCCGTGTCGTTGCCGGGAACGTGTTCGTGTTCCGGATTCGTGGGG includes the following:
- a CDS encoding predicted protein → YSQVLENSPVATKAATSATVYTIGDFIAQRTQGAAMGDLDRGRIVRSMLAGLIGHGPLSHFWYNVCDHFFDNVLHWTAWWSFFPKVVVDQTTWGPIWNNTYILLLGLMKLEKLETIWSDMKRTTVPLILSGLKLWPLAHCVTYGLVPVENRLLWVDAVEILWVTILATTA